From a region of the Agromyces ramosus genome:
- a CDS encoding NAD(P)/FAD-dependent oxidoreductase, protein MGTTVFERRLPPASVIAHSLEHTVHSVFWLDDLSAEAKAVRPKLAGERVADLAIVGGGYTGLWTAVLAKRRNPNARVVLVEAKTIGWAASGRNGGFCEASLTHGRENGLARWPKELDTLDRLGLENLDAIGAAEAELGMDFEFERNGSLDVAVEPHQVEWLHETAADAAARGDDTVRLLDEHEVQASVASPTYLGAVWHTRTSALLHPAKLAAELARVAEELGVEIFEQSPVRRIETPGSTGAVELVTGGGSVVAARAVLATNVFPSLLKRNTLMTVPVYDYVLMTEPLSAEQLHSIGWADRQGIGDMANQFHYSRMTRDNRILYGGYDAIYHYGGRVRGQYEERAESYERLASHFFTTFPQLEGLRFSHRWAGAIDTSTRFCAFYGTARDDRVAYAAGFTGLGVAATRFAAEVMLDRLEHRETERLSLQMVRERPLPFPPEPAAALGINATRWSLDRADHNRGRRNLLLKTLDALGLGFDS, encoded by the coding sequence GTGGGAACCACCGTCTTCGAGCGACGACTGCCACCGGCATCCGTCATCGCCCATTCGCTCGAGCACACCGTGCACTCGGTGTTCTGGCTCGACGACCTGTCCGCCGAAGCGAAGGCGGTCCGGCCCAAGCTCGCGGGCGAACGCGTCGCCGATCTCGCGATCGTCGGCGGCGGCTACACCGGCCTCTGGACGGCGGTGCTCGCGAAGCGACGCAACCCGAATGCGCGCGTCGTGCTCGTCGAGGCGAAGACCATCGGCTGGGCGGCGTCCGGTCGCAACGGCGGCTTCTGCGAGGCGAGCCTCACGCACGGTCGCGAGAACGGGCTCGCCCGCTGGCCGAAGGAACTCGACACCCTCGACCGGCTCGGCCTCGAGAACCTCGACGCGATCGGCGCCGCCGAAGCCGAGCTCGGCATGGACTTCGAGTTCGAGCGCAACGGCTCACTCGACGTCGCGGTCGAGCCGCACCAGGTCGAGTGGCTGCACGAGACGGCAGCCGATGCCGCGGCGCGCGGCGACGACACGGTGCGCCTCCTCGACGAGCACGAGGTGCAGGCATCCGTCGCCTCCCCCACCTACCTCGGTGCCGTCTGGCACACCCGCACGAGTGCCCTGCTGCACCCCGCGAAGCTCGCCGCCGAACTCGCTCGCGTCGCCGAGGAGCTCGGCGTCGAGATCTTCGAGCAGTCACCGGTGCGCCGCATCGAGACGCCCGGATCGACGGGCGCGGTCGAGCTCGTGACCGGCGGGGGCAGCGTCGTCGCCGCGCGCGCCGTGCTCGCGACCAACGTGTTCCCCTCGCTCCTCAAGCGCAACACGCTCATGACCGTGCCGGTCTACGACTACGTGCTCATGACCGAGCCGCTCTCGGCCGAGCAGCTGCACTCGATCGGCTGGGCCGACCGGCAGGGAATCGGCGACATGGCGAACCAGTTCCACTACTCCCGCATGACGCGTGACAACCGCATCCTCTACGGCGGCTACGACGCCATCTACCACTACGGCGGTCGGGTCCGCGGGCAGTACGAGGAGCGCGCCGAGTCGTACGAACGCCTCGCGAGCCACTTCTTCACGACCTTCCCGCAGCTCGAGGGGCTGCGATTCAGTCATCGCTGGGCCGGCGCCATCGACACCAGCACCCGGTTCTGCGCGTTCTACGGCACCGCTCGCGACGACCGGGTCGCCTACGCCGCCGGGTTCACGGGCCTCGGCGTCGCGGCGACCCGCTTCGCCGCCGAGGTGATGCTCGACCGGCTCGAGCACCGCGAGACCGAGCGCCTCTCGCTGCAGATGGTGCGCGAGCGCCCGCTGCCGTTCCCGCCAGAGCCCGCCGCCGCGCTCGGCATCAACGCGACCCGCTGGTCGCTCGACCGCGCCGACCACAACCGCGGCCGGCGGAACCTGCTGCTGAAGACCCTCGACGCACTCGGGCTCGGGTTCGACTCATGA
- a CDS encoding glycoside hydrolase family 16 protein → MPDTIDYARYELEFDADFSGPDLDPAQWLPYYLPQWSSRETSRARYEVGDGLLTLRIDADQPPWSTEYDGSVRVSNLQTGVRSGPVGSTSGQHPFRDSLLVREAQTEERLYAPRYGVIEVRAAASPDPHSMVALWMIGVEDEPEHSAEICVMEIFGREATEASALVGMGVHPFNDPAIIDDFAKVPVDVDVRDFRDYAVEWSPEGVRFFIDGSLVRSTSQSPDYPMQLMLDIFHFPPDAGYAGDAGPYPKEFRVQRVRGFRHV, encoded by the coding sequence GTGCCCGACACCATCGACTACGCCCGCTACGAGCTCGAGTTCGACGCCGACTTCTCCGGCCCCGACCTCGATCCCGCGCAGTGGCTGCCGTACTACCTGCCGCAATGGTCGAGCCGCGAGACGAGTCGCGCCCGGTACGAGGTGGGCGACGGCCTGCTCACCTTGCGCATCGACGCCGACCAGCCTCCGTGGTCCACGGAGTACGACGGGTCGGTTCGGGTGTCGAACCTGCAGACGGGGGTGCGGTCGGGCCCGGTGGGCAGCACCTCGGGGCAGCATCCGTTCCGCGACTCGCTCCTCGTGCGTGAGGCCCAGACCGAAGAGCGGCTGTACGCGCCCCGGTACGGCGTCATCGAGGTGCGCGCGGCCGCCAGCCCCGACCCCCACAGCATGGTCGCCCTCTGGATGATCGGCGTCGAAGACGAGCCCGAGCACTCGGCCGAGATCTGCGTCATGGAGATCTTCGGCCGAGAGGCGACCGAGGCCTCGGCACTCGTCGGCATGGGCGTGCACCCCTTCAACGACCCCGCGATCATCGACGACTTCGCGAAGGTCCCCGTCGACGTCGATGTGCGCGACTTCCGCGACTACGCCGTCGAATGGAGCCCCGAAGGTGTGCGCTTCTTCATCGACGGGAGCCTCGTGCGCTCCACGAGCCAATCGCCCGACTACCCGATGCAGCTCATGCTCGACATCTTCCACTTCCCGCCAGACGCGGGCTACGCGGGCGATGCGGGCCCGTATCCCAAGGAGTTCCGCGTGCAGCGCGTGCGTGGGTTCCGGCACGTGTAG
- a CDS encoding helix-turn-helix domain-containing protein — MVTADRSGSTALAVTRPAPAAGAAGAAGAAGIAEPAADEVDALTLGRRIRERRTARGMTLGELAAAIDRAPSQVSAIENGKREPRLSMLRTIALALGTSVDELLRTDAPSERAALEIAVERAQRGPVFAALGLPPFRVGKGLTDQTLQTILTLHHEIDRLHRERAATPEEARRANAELRAEMRARDNFYPELEAKAAELLEAVGHAGGPVSHQLVADMASHLGYSLHYVGDLPHSTRSVTDKRHGRIYLPTQQSPSRDSRSPILQALASHLLDHDEPRNYGDFLRQRIETNYLTAAILLPERAAVRYLTEAKNLRRISMEELRDHFAVSYETAAHRFTNLATARLDIPVHFMKVHESGTIIKAYENDRVRFPSDALGAVEGTTVCRNWTARTVFDVEDRFSPWYQYTDTQSGTFWCTSRIEKAKEGEYSVSVGVPFEHVKWFRGRETPHRAVSRCPDESCCRRPPGDLADRWADQSWPAARTPTSLLAALPTGTFPGVDQTEVFQFLEAHAPRP, encoded by the coding sequence ATGGTCACTGCGGATCGCTCCGGTTCGACGGCACTCGCCGTCACCCGCCCCGCGCCAGCCGCCGGCGCGGCCGGCGCGGCCGGCGCGGCCGGCATCGCCGAACCGGCCGCCGATGAGGTCGACGCACTCACACTCGGCCGTCGCATCCGCGAGCGGCGCACTGCTCGCGGCATGACCCTCGGCGAGCTCGCCGCCGCGATCGATCGGGCGCCGTCGCAGGTGTCGGCGATCGAGAACGGCAAGCGCGAGCCCCGGCTCTCGATGCTGCGCACGATCGCACTCGCACTCGGGACATCCGTCGACGAACTGCTCCGAACGGATGCCCCGAGCGAACGTGCCGCCCTCGAGATCGCCGTCGAGCGCGCCCAGCGCGGGCCCGTCTTCGCCGCCCTCGGACTGCCGCCGTTCCGCGTCGGCAAGGGCCTCACCGACCAGACGTTGCAGACGATCCTCACGTTGCACCACGAGATCGACCGGCTGCACCGCGAGCGGGCCGCGACGCCCGAGGAGGCGCGACGCGCCAACGCCGAGCTCCGCGCCGAGATGCGAGCCCGCGACAACTTCTATCCCGAGCTCGAGGCGAAGGCCGCAGAGCTCCTCGAAGCGGTCGGGCACGCCGGCGGACCGGTCTCCCACCAGCTCGTCGCCGACATGGCCTCGCACCTCGGCTACTCGCTGCACTACGTCGGCGACCTGCCGCACTCGACCCGCTCGGTCACCGACAAGCGGCACGGGCGCATCTACCTGCCGACGCAGCAGTCGCCGTCGCGCGACTCGCGGTCGCCCATCCTGCAGGCGCTCGCGAGCCACCTGCTCGACCACGACGAGCCGCGCAACTACGGCGACTTCCTGCGTCAGCGCATCGAGACGAACTACCTCACCGCCGCGATCCTGTTGCCCGAGCGGGCCGCGGTGCGCTACCTCACCGAGGCGAAGAACCTGCGTCGCATCTCGATGGAAGAGCTCCGCGACCACTTCGCGGTGTCATACGAGACGGCAGCGCACCGCTTCACGAACCTCGCGACCGCGCGCCTCGACATCCCGGTGCACTTCATGAAGGTGCACGAGTCCGGCACGATCATCAAGGCCTACGAGAACGATCGCGTGCGGTTCCCCTCCGATGCGCTGGGCGCCGTCGAGGGCACCACCGTCTGCCGCAACTGGACCGCGCGCACGGTCTTCGACGTCGAAGACCGGTTCAGCCCCTGGTACCAGTACACCGACACCCAGTCGGGCACCTTCTGGTGCACCTCGCGCATCGAGAAGGCGAAGGAGGGCGAGTACTCGGTGTCGGTGGGCGTGCCGTTCGAGCACGTGAAGTGGTTCCGCGGGCGGGAGACACCGCACCGAGCGGTGTCGCGCTGCCCCGACGAGAGCTGCTGCCGCCGCCCGCCGGGCGACCTCGCCGACCGCTGGGCCGACCAGTCGTGGCCGGCGGCGCGAACCCCGACGAGCCTGCTCGCAGCGCTGCCCACCGGCACGTTCCCGGGCGTCGACCAGACCGAGGTGTTCCAGTTCCTCGAGGCGCACGCGCCCCGCCCCTGA
- a CDS encoding TIGR03557 family F420-dependent LLM class oxidoreductase, with product MRYGYKLSAEGFGPQELVRQAELAEASGFDFVEISDHFHPWLDSQGHSPFAWTVLGAIAAKTTSLGLATGVTCPTVRYHPAIIAQAAATMSLVSDGRFTLGVGSGERLNEHVVGRGFPAVAERQAMLREALEIIRLLWEGGYQSYRGEYLDLEDARVFDLPDELPVIAVAAGGPQAAALAAELGDGMFGTEPKPKLLQAFRDAGGSGPTYGEVGLAWAEDEASAVKAAFESSRWSFTGWKVMSELPNPANFEASARFVREEDVAKQMPCGPDAAKHLEAIRSYEQAGYDHVVLANNGPDPDGFMEFFSNELKPQLTA from the coding sequence ATGCGCTACGGTTACAAGCTCTCCGCCGAGGGCTTCGGCCCACAGGAGCTCGTGCGCCAGGCCGAGCTCGCCGAGGCATCCGGATTCGACTTCGTCGAGATCAGCGACCACTTCCATCCCTGGCTCGACTCGCAGGGTCACTCCCCGTTCGCGTGGACGGTGCTCGGCGCGATCGCCGCGAAGACGACGTCGCTCGGGCTCGCGACCGGCGTCACCTGTCCGACGGTGCGGTACCACCCGGCGATCATCGCGCAGGCCGCCGCCACCATGAGCCTCGTCTCCGATGGACGGTTCACCCTCGGCGTGGGCTCCGGCGAGCGCCTCAACGAACACGTCGTGGGCCGCGGGTTCCCGGCGGTCGCCGAGCGGCAGGCGATGCTGCGCGAGGCACTCGAGATCATCCGGCTGCTGTGGGAGGGCGGCTACCAGTCCTACCGCGGCGAATACCTCGACCTCGAGGATGCCCGAGTGTTCGACCTGCCCGACGAACTGCCGGTGATCGCCGTGGCTGCGGGCGGCCCGCAGGCTGCGGCGCTCGCCGCCGAGCTCGGCGACGGCATGTTCGGCACCGAGCCGAAGCCGAAGCTGCTGCAGGCATTCCGTGACGCCGGAGGCAGCGGGCCGACCTATGGCGAGGTGGGGCTCGCGTGGGCTGAAGACGAGGCGTCGGCGGTGAAGGCGGCCTTCGAGTCGAGCCGCTGGTCCTTCACCGGCTGGAAGGTCATGAGCGAGCTGCCGAACCCCGCGAACTTCGAGGCATCCGCTCGCTTCGTTCGTGAAGAGGACGTCGCGAAGCAGATGCCGTGCGGACCCGATGCCGCGAAGCACCTCGAGGCGATCCGCAGCTACGAGCAGGCGGGCTACGACCACGTGGTGCTCGCGAACAACGGCCCCGACCCCGACGGCTTCATGGAGTTCTTCTCGAACGAGCTCAAGCCGCAGTTGACGGCGTGA